The Montipora foliosa isolate CH-2021 chromosome 14, ASM3666993v2, whole genome shotgun sequence genome window below encodes:
- the LOC137984489 gene encoding homeobox protein vab-15-like, producing the protein MAKQVTDLGVEESQSLSSQRKPYLAFSIDSILGKDRDENVLEQRPSQREEKMDTRESIEEKASMEATLKNFVDLPWLSYTRYSPPKLPRSRKKVKNCKRRLSGSPRVPFSSTQLQALEEAYMVSRYLSVRQVEELSTSLQLPHHRIKIWFQNRRAREKRIQDEPPIKGKRVLLPQPRKRDGYDYDTPCFVPFVLKGRFHLNSHSSETPISHPGSLKRSVYTGLYLCERVFF; encoded by the exons ATGGCTAAACAAGTGACTGACCTGGGTGTCGAGGAATCGCAGAGCTTAAGCTCGCAACGCAAACCTTATTTAGCATTTTCAATCGATAGTATTTTGGGGAAAGATCGCGATGAAAACGTCCTTGAACAAAGGCCCTCTCAGCGTGAAGAGAAAATGGACACACGAGAATCCATTGAGGAGAAAGCTTCCATGGAAGCGACCCTGAAGAACTTTGTCGATTTACCATGGCTGTCTTATACACGCTACTCTCCACCTAAACTCCCAA GATcaagaaaaaaagtgaaaaactgTAAACGTCGATTAAGTGGTAGTCCAAGAGTTCCGTTTTCCTCAACGCAGCTGCAAGCCTTAGAGGAAGCTTACATGGTAAGCCGCTACCTTTCCGTACGGCAGGTTGAGGAGCTTTCCACAAGTCTACAGCTACCTCATCACCGTATCAAGATATGGTTCCAAAATCGACGCGCAAGGGAAAAACGAATCCAGGATGAGCCTCCCATTAAAGGAAAGCGTGTGCTATTACCGCAGCCGCGGAAGCGAGATGGATACGATTATGACACGCCTTGTTTTGTACCCTTCGTTTTGAAAGGAAGATTTCATTTGAACAGTCATTCTTCAGAGACCCCCATCTCGCACCCTGGCAGCCTTAAAAGATCCGTTTACACAGGCCTTTATCTTTGTGAAAGAGTGTTTTTTTAG